Proteins encoded by one window of Gopherus flavomarginatus isolate rGopFla2 chromosome 11 unlocalized genomic scaffold, rGopFla2.mat.asm SUPER_11_unloc_1, whole genome shotgun sequence:
- the LOC127040873 gene encoding olfactory receptor 14A16-like, with protein sequence MSNQTTVTEFLLLGFSDIRELQILHVVVFLVIYLATLIGNLLIIIAVALDPHLHTPMYFFLINISILDLGSISVIVPKSMANSLLNTRSISYAGCVAQVFLFVFFAAANMTLLTVMAYDRYIAFCQPLHYDRVMNRDACVQMAASAWITGIIYSALHTGNTFRLPFCQLNVINQFFCEIPQLLQLACSDSHLSEVGILVFSACLILSCFALIIASYVHIFMTVLRIPSEQGRRKAFSTCLPHLTVVSLLFCTGTFVYLKPTSSSASGMDLMMTVLYSVVPPTMNPVIYSLRNKEIKAALRRLNVWTLFTKNNMFVFLP encoded by the coding sequence atgtccaaccaaaccacagtgaccgagttccttctcctgggattctctgacattCGAGAGCTGCAGATTTTACATGTTGTGGTGTTTCTGGTGATTTACCTGGCAACCTTAATTgggaatcttctcatcatcaTAGCAGTAGCTCTTGACCCccatcttcacacccccatgtatttttttctgattaatATTTCCATCCTAGACCTTGGATCCAtctctgtcattgtccccaaatccatggccaactCCTTATTGAACACTAGGTCCATTTCCTATGCTGGATGCGTTGCCCAAGTCTTTCTCTTTGTCTTCTTTGCAGCAGCCAATATGACTTTACTCACTGTCATGGCGTATGACCGATACATTGCcttctgccaaccactgcactatgacaGAGTGATGAACAGggatgcttgtgtccaaatggcagccagtgcctggattaCTGGTATTATCTACTCTGCCCTGCACACTGGGAACACCTTCAGGTTACCATTCTGCCAGTTGAATGTCATcaaccagttcttctgtgaaatcccccagctaCTCCAGCTCGCTTGCTCTGATTCACACCTCAGTGAAGTTGGCATTCTTGTCTTTAGTGCATGCTTGATATTAAGCTGCTTTGCTTTAATAATTGCGTCATATGTTCACATCTTCATGacagtgctgagaatcccctctgagcagggccgacgtaaagccttttccacctgtctccctcacctcactgtggtctccttgTTGTTTTGCACTGGCACCTTTGTCTACCTGAAACCCACCTCTAGCTCAGCATCAGGGATGGATCTCATGATGACTGTTCTGTATTCTGTAGTGCCTCCAACAATGAATCCagtcatctacagcctgaggaataAGGAGATCAAAGCTGCCCTGAGGAGGCTGAATGTGTGGACATTATTTACCAAGAACAatatgtttgtctttctcccatAA
- the LOC127040875 gene encoding olfactory receptor 5P3-like: MADIEQGNQTSITEFILLGFEELVDLQIFLFLLFLVIYIVTVAGNILIVVLIVADQHLHTPMYLFLGNLSCLETCYTSTILPRMLASFLTAIIKLSCSDTHVMELVTSMLTFITTLPPFLLTLATYVYIISTILRIPSTNGKQKAFSTCSSHLIVVTVFYGAIMIVYMLPKTDTLRDLNKVFSVLYTVLTPLVNPLIYSLRNKEVKEALRKAARKCLAFTRM, encoded by the exons ATGGCAGACATAGAACAGGGAAATCAAACATCTATCACGGAGTTCATCCTCTTGGGATTTGAGGAGCTCGTTGACCTGCAGatctttctcttcctgctgtttctagTCATCTATATTGTGACTGTTGCTGGGAACATCCTCATTGTGGTGCTGattgtggctgatcagcaccttcacacccccatgtacctCTTCTTGGGAAAcctgtcctgcttggagacctgctacacctctACCATCCTtcccaggatgctggccagtttcctgactg CAATAATAAAACTATCCTGCAGCGACACTCACGTGATGGAACTTGTCACGTCCATGCTGACATTTATAACTACCCTGCCCCCATTTCTACTAACCTTGGCAACCTACGTTTATATTATATCTACCATCCTGAGAATTCCTTCTACCAACGGAaagcaaaaggccttttccacctgttcCTCTCACCTCATCGTAGTTACAGTTTTCTATGGGGCCATAATGATTGTCTACATGCTGCCAAAAACTGACACCCTGCGAGATCTGAACAAAGTGTTCTCTGTCTTGTACACAGTTCTGACTCCACTGGtgaaccccctcatctacagcctgagaaacaaagaggtgaaggaggccctgagaaaaGCTGCCAGGAAATGTTTAGCTTTCACAAGAATGTAA